One genomic segment of Salinigranum rubrum includes these proteins:
- a CDS encoding aldo/keto reductase: protein MTVGTHTLPSGDDVPELGLGTWKLDGDTVKESVRAALDAGYTHIDTAEGYRNESEIGEVLGEYDRDDLFLTSKVLAKNLNYDSLVESCEASLSRLGTDYLDLYLIHWPNPAISLRESLDAMATLHDRGLVRNVGVSNFSAYQLSCAHHVSDVPIAVNQIEYHPWLQRPNLVDYCRESETVIEAAAPLARTEIFEDEVVQELADEYEKSPAQVVLRWALDHDIVVLPKSSSPEHVRQNLDVDWELDAADRERLDGRDRDYPVYDTPARDWSGDTYGIHQ, encoded by the coding sequence ATGACAGTAGGCACACACACGCTCCCGAGCGGCGACGACGTCCCCGAACTGGGTCTCGGAACCTGGAAACTCGACGGCGACACGGTCAAAGAGAGCGTCCGCGCCGCGCTCGACGCCGGCTACACCCACATCGACACGGCGGAGGGCTACCGGAACGAGTCCGAAATCGGCGAGGTGCTCGGCGAGTACGACCGCGACGACCTCTTTCTCACCTCGAAGGTGCTCGCGAAGAACCTCAACTACGACTCGCTCGTCGAGTCGTGCGAGGCGTCGCTCTCTCGGCTCGGGACGGATTACCTCGACCTGTACCTCATCCACTGGCCCAATCCCGCCATCTCGCTCCGGGAGTCGCTGGACGCGATGGCGACGCTACACGACCGCGGGCTCGTCCGCAACGTGGGCGTGTCGAACTTCAGCGCCTACCAACTCAGCTGCGCCCACCACGTCAGCGACGTCCCCATCGCGGTGAACCAGATCGAGTACCACCCGTGGCTGCAGCGACCGAACCTCGTCGACTACTGTCGCGAGTCCGAGACGGTCATCGAGGCGGCCGCACCGCTGGCGCGGACCGAAATCTTCGAGGACGAGGTCGTACAGGAACTCGCGGACGAGTACGAGAAGTCCCCGGCGCAGGTCGTCCTCCGGTGGGCGCTCGACCACGACATCGTCGTCCTGCCGAAGTCCTCCTCGCCGGAGCACGTCCGGCAGAACCTGGACGTCGACTGGGAACTGGACGCGGCGGACCGCGAGCGTCTCGACGGGCGCGACCGGGACTACCCGGTGTACGACACGCCTGCGCGCGACTGGTCGGGCGACACGTACGGCATCCACCAGTGA
- the gfo6 gene encoding D-xylose 1-dehydrogenase Gfo6: MEPSLGTYFDDFTRRDWQTRDPDSVSEPVRLALVGLGWFTREWALPGIQRSEFTEATVVTDVDTDAVDAFTSEHDLTGVSPEEFKAGTVADEYDAVYVATPNATHLEYVEAAADQGKAVLCEKPMAASLDRAERLVAVCAEHDVPLMVGYRMQTDPAVRRVKDLLEEGFVGDVVHVHAAMSQVMLGELSESTDQWRLDSELSGGCALMDLGVYPLNTTRFVLGADPERVSGHTRSVHEAFSEVDEHASFDLGFPDGVQAHCTVSQNAQHASRLELTGTDGQLILDPAFYEREAREVTVVRGEMEADIEFDPVHQLEEEFAYFGHHLLTGTPFSPDGEHALVDMRVLDAVYESADTGMPVTLSE, encoded by the coding sequence ATGGAACCCTCTCTCGGGACGTACTTCGACGACTTCACCCGCCGCGACTGGCAGACGCGAGACCCCGACAGCGTCTCCGAACCGGTCCGACTCGCCCTGGTCGGCCTCGGCTGGTTCACGCGCGAGTGGGCACTGCCCGGCATCCAGCGGTCGGAGTTCACCGAGGCGACGGTCGTGACCGACGTCGACACCGACGCCGTCGACGCCTTCACGAGCGAACACGACCTCACCGGCGTCTCACCGGAGGAGTTCAAAGCGGGCACTGTCGCCGACGAGTACGACGCGGTGTACGTCGCGACGCCGAACGCGACCCACCTGGAGTACGTCGAGGCCGCGGCCGACCAGGGGAAGGCGGTCCTCTGTGAGAAGCCGATGGCGGCGTCGCTCGACCGCGCCGAACGGCTGGTCGCGGTCTGTGCGGAACACGACGTCCCGCTCATGGTCGGCTACCGGATGCAGACGGACCCCGCGGTCCGTCGCGTGAAGGACCTGCTCGAGGAGGGGTTCGTCGGCGACGTCGTCCACGTTCACGCCGCCATGTCGCAGGTGATGCTCGGCGAGTTGAGCGAGTCGACCGACCAGTGGCGGCTCGATTCGGAACTCAGCGGCGGGTGTGCGCTCATGGACCTCGGCGTCTACCCGCTCAACACGACGCGGTTCGTCCTCGGCGCCGACCCCGAGCGGGTGAGCGGACACACCCGCTCGGTCCACGAGGCGTTCAGCGAGGTGGACGAGCACGCCTCCTTCGACCTGGGGTTCCCCGACGGCGTGCAGGCGCACTGCACCGTGAGTCAGAACGCACAGCACGCCAGCCGGCTGGAACTCACGGGGACGGACGGCCAGTTGATCCTCGACCCGGCCTTCTACGAGCGGGAGGCCCGGGAAGTCACGGTCGTCCGCGGGGAGATGGAAGCCGATATCGAGTTCGACCCGGTCCACCAACTCGAAGAGGAGTTCGCGTACTTCGGTCACCACCTCCTGACGGGGACGCCCTTTTCCCCCGACGGCGAGCACGCGCTCGTCGACATGCGCGTGCTCGACGCGGTCTACGAGTCCGCCGACACGGGGATGCCGGTCACCCTCTCGGAGTGA
- a CDS encoding TetR/AcrR family transcriptional regulator translates to MNTETTDEIIAATGRALCECGYADLTMQRIAKESSLTTAAIHYHFDTKSELLNAFLDDLIERFQARLACEAEDPRERLTTFVDAVFTPSASDDDFPVALMELKAQAPYHDGFRERFCDLDDVMRRVVATAVRDGIDAGHFEEADPEAVARLVTTAINGAHVRRVALGEDGAETRATVERYLELQLGWTPNSEVTA, encoded by the coding sequence ATGAACACGGAGACGACCGACGAGATCATCGCCGCGACGGGCCGTGCCCTCTGTGAGTGCGGGTACGCGGACCTCACGATGCAGCGGATAGCGAAGGAGTCGTCGCTGACGACGGCCGCGATTCACTACCACTTCGACACGAAATCAGAGTTGCTGAACGCGTTTCTCGACGACCTCATCGAGCGGTTTCAGGCCCGGTTGGCCTGCGAAGCGGAGGACCCGCGCGAACGACTGACGACGTTCGTCGACGCCGTCTTCACGCCGTCGGCGAGCGACGACGACTTCCCGGTCGCGTTGATGGAACTGAAAGCCCAGGCGCCCTACCACGACGGGTTCCGAGAGCGGTTCTGCGACCTCGACGACGTGATGCGGCGGGTGGTCGCAACGGCGGTTCGTGACGGCATCGACGCGGGCCACTTCGAGGAGGCCGACCCCGAAGCGGTCGCCCGTCTGGTCACCACGGCCATCAACGGGGCGCACGTCCGGCGGGTGGCTCTCGGAGAGGACGGCGCGGAGACGCGCGCGACCGTCGAACGGTACCTCGAACTGCAACTGGGGTGGACGCCGAACTCGGAGGTGACGGCGTGA
- a CDS encoding MATE family efflux transporter — MSLFKGQEELDLTDGGIVKPLLYLSLPIVVTNLMQTAYNLADTFWLGQYSTEALAAISFAFPMVFLLISLGMGLSVAGSVLVAQHTGADETRKAEYAASQTVTFAFLGSLLLGLVGYPFVRPFLAALGASPSVLPGATAYMQVVALGLPFMFGFFVFVSLMRGAGDTVTPMLVMFGTVVLNVVLDPFLINGWTLVANAPLVGTVAFPELGIQGAAIATVFSRSLAMLVGVYIMLSGTRGIRIRISDMVPDVEYLRRILAIGVPASVEGTGRALSINALLVVVGLFSTPVVAGFGIGTRVFSVVFLPAIAVARGVETMAGQNIGAGKYDRAEAANYAAAKGLFVVLALVGVGVFLVPGPIVSAFTDDPAVLAVGTQFLRYVSLSFGFIGVMRAFTGGFRGAGETLVAAAISVLTLAGIRLPIAYVASQGVLPTSLWFLGRPDPRGIWLAFFVSNVVGAVVAWLWFRRGTWRRGDVRESTIDRLEPDDVDPAPVDD; from the coding sequence GTGAGCCTGTTCAAAGGACAGGAAGAACTCGACCTCACCGACGGCGGCATCGTCAAGCCGCTCCTGTATCTCTCGCTCCCCATCGTCGTCACGAACCTGATGCAGACCGCCTACAACCTGGCGGACACCTTCTGGCTCGGCCAGTACTCGACGGAGGCGCTCGCGGCCATCTCCTTCGCGTTTCCGATGGTGTTCCTGCTCATCTCGCTCGGGATGGGGCTCTCCGTGGCCGGTAGCGTCCTCGTCGCCCAGCACACCGGGGCGGACGAGACACGGAAAGCCGAGTACGCCGCCTCCCAGACGGTCACGTTCGCGTTCCTCGGGTCGCTCCTCCTGGGACTCGTCGGCTACCCGTTCGTCAGGCCGTTCCTCGCCGCTCTGGGAGCCTCGCCGAGCGTCCTCCCCGGCGCGACGGCGTACATGCAGGTCGTGGCGCTCGGGCTCCCGTTCATGTTCGGCTTCTTCGTGTTCGTCTCGCTGATGCGCGGCGCCGGCGATACCGTCACGCCGATGCTCGTCATGTTCGGGACCGTCGTGCTGAACGTGGTGCTGGACCCGTTTCTCATCAACGGGTGGACGCTGGTGGCGAACGCCCCGCTCGTGGGGACCGTCGCGTTCCCCGAACTCGGCATTCAGGGCGCGGCCATCGCGACGGTGTTCTCTCGGAGCCTCGCGATGCTCGTCGGCGTCTACATCATGCTGTCGGGGACGCGCGGCATCCGGATCCGCATCTCGGACATGGTGCCCGACGTCGAGTACCTCCGACGGATTCTCGCCATCGGCGTGCCGGCGTCCGTCGAGGGGACGGGGCGCGCGCTGTCGATCAACGCGCTCCTCGTCGTGGTCGGCCTGTTCTCGACGCCGGTCGTCGCCGGGTTCGGCATCGGCACCCGCGTGTTCTCGGTCGTCTTCCTCCCCGCCATCGCGGTGGCACGCGGCGTCGAGACGATGGCCGGCCAGAACATCGGCGCCGGCAAGTACGACCGCGCGGAGGCGGCGAACTACGCCGCCGCGAAGGGGCTGTTCGTCGTGCTCGCGCTCGTCGGAGTCGGGGTCTTCCTCGTCCCCGGACCCATCGTGAGCGCGTTCACCGACGACCCGGCGGTGCTGGCGGTCGGCACGCAGTTCCTCCGGTACGTCTCGCTGTCCTTCGGCTTCATCGGGGTCATGCGGGCGTTCACGGGCGGGTTCCGCGGCGCGGGCGAGACGCTGGTCGCCGCCGCCATCTCGGTCCTGACGCTGGCGGGGATTCGACTGCCTATCGCCTACGTCGCCTCACAGGGCGTGCTGCCAACCAGCCTGTGGTTCCTCGGCCGGCCCGACCCGCGCGGAATCTGGCTCGCCTTTTTCGTCTCGAACGTGGTCGGGGCGGTCGTCGCGTGGCTGTGGTTCCGCCGCGGCACCTGGCGGCGTGGCGACGTGCGTGAGAGCACGATAGACCGCCTCGAACCGGACGACGTTGACCCCGCACCCGTGGACGACTGA
- a CDS encoding citrate/2-methylcitrate synthase, which yields MTPSVFDPDLSSTAVAETGLSDIDSETGELRIQGYPVEDLAENASYEEAAWLLFYGRLPTDEELTEFTDELAAARGLTREVHRLIRAGAEAGASAMDVLRMGLAAGSLDSDGEDLPLATRRVVATCPTIVAAYWRQRQGETPVRPREDLTHTANFLYMLSGEEPDESTVEGLETYLTAIIEHGLNPSSFAARIVGSTGSDPFSAATGAVGTLKGPRHGGALERVFETLAAIDEESDRSASVEERFEAEGSVAGFGHSVYDTRDPRADLLDRVAERVFEGRESMAFLRDARRLDDAAEEYLADHYPEQQMHVTVDYYAAVLLSGLDIPPELFTATFAVGRAAGWMAHYREQFESETLLRPRTRYSGPEERSWVPRSDRYVAGDSNAPSPDALAGLSSVLGALSEPARLELLVVLYESGEPLSYSTLRARSSIDDKGRFNYHLRKLRGVFVAKTESGYVLTEPGRTVVEMLLDDEGLLADVSGERRG from the coding sequence GTGACTCCCTCCGTCTTCGACCCCGACCTCTCCTCGACCGCGGTCGCCGAAACCGGCCTCAGCGACATCGACAGCGAGACCGGCGAACTGCGGATTCAGGGGTACCCGGTCGAGGACCTCGCCGAGAACGCCTCCTACGAGGAGGCGGCGTGGCTGCTGTTCTACGGGCGCCTCCCGACCGACGAGGAACTGACCGAGTTCACGGACGAACTCGCGGCCGCGCGCGGCCTCACCAGGGAGGTTCACCGGCTGATTCGAGCGGGTGCGGAGGCGGGGGCGTCGGCGATGGACGTGCTGCGGATGGGTCTCGCCGCCGGGAGCCTCGATTCGGACGGCGAGGACCTCCCGCTGGCGACCCGGCGCGTCGTCGCGACTTGCCCGACAATCGTCGCGGCCTACTGGCGGCAGCGACAGGGGGAAACGCCCGTCCGGCCGCGAGAAGACCTCACGCACACGGCGAACTTCCTCTACATGCTCTCCGGGGAAGAGCCGGACGAATCGACCGTCGAGGGGCTGGAGACGTATCTGACGGCGATCATCGAACACGGGCTCAACCCCTCGTCGTTCGCCGCCCGCATCGTCGGGTCGACCGGCTCGGACCCGTTCTCGGCGGCCACCGGAGCCGTGGGGACGCTCAAGGGCCCGCGACACGGTGGGGCGCTCGAACGGGTCTTCGAGACGCTCGCGGCAATCGACGAGGAGAGCGACCGCTCGGCGTCCGTCGAGGAGCGATTCGAGGCCGAGGGATCGGTAGCCGGCTTCGGCCACAGCGTCTACGATACGCGGGACCCGCGAGCGGACCTCCTCGACCGGGTCGCAGAGCGCGTCTTCGAGGGGCGGGAGTCGATGGCGTTCCTGCGGGACGCGCGGCGACTCGACGACGCCGCCGAGGAGTACCTGGCCGACCACTATCCGGAACAGCAGATGCACGTGACCGTCGACTACTACGCGGCGGTTCTGCTCTCGGGCCTCGATATTCCCCCGGAGCTATTCACCGCGACCTTCGCGGTCGGCCGCGCCGCCGGCTGGATGGCACATTACCGCGAACAGTTCGAGAGCGAGACGCTGCTTCGCCCTCGAACCCGATACAGCGGCCCCGAAGAGCGGTCGTGGGTGCCACGGTCGGACCGGTACGTCGCGGGCGACTCGAACGCGCCGTCGCCGGACGCGCTGGCGGGACTCTCCTCCGTTCTCGGAGCGCTCTCGGAACCCGCTCGGCTGGAACTGCTCGTGGTCCTGTACGAGTCCGGCGAACCGCTCTCGTACTCGACGCTTCGAGCGCGGAGTTCGATCGACGACAAGGGGCGGTTCAACTACCACCTCCGCAAACTCCGCGGCGTCTTCGTCGCGAAGACGGAGTCGGGCTACGTGCTGACCGAGCCCGGACGAACGGTCGTCGAGATGCTGCTCGACGACGAAGGACTGCTCGCAGACGTGTCCGGGGAACGGCGAGGATAG
- a CDS encoding citrate synthase/methylcitrate synthase, with amino-acid sequence MADKELHRGLDGIAVAETRLSGIDGAAGELVIGGFPVEELAGNASYEESVFLLFDDRLPTEPELESFRAELAGYREIPEEVEQVLRRAAREDRDAMDALRMGVAAADLGLDATDPTEVATRLVSVLPTIVATYWRCRSGREPVRPRADLGHAANYLWMLTGDEPDPAAVRGLETYLNTVVDHGLNASTFVARSVVSTESDLVSAVTGAVGSLKGPLHGGAPGPVLEMLLAVHETGDAEGYVRETLASGERLMGFGHRVYRTRDPRAAVLSRAAERFYADSDERAFFETVEAFEEVAVALLSEHKPDRALETNVEFYTAALLHGVGIPRELFTATFAVSRVGGWTAHCLEQRADNKLIRPVSVYVGDRDRSWKPANER; translated from the coding sequence ATGGCAGACAAGGAGCTTCACCGGGGATTGGACGGTATCGCCGTCGCGGAGACGCGACTCAGTGGCATCGACGGCGCGGCCGGCGAACTCGTCATCGGGGGGTTCCCCGTCGAGGAACTCGCCGGAAACGCCTCCTACGAGGAGAGCGTCTTCCTGCTGTTCGACGACCGGCTTCCGACCGAACCGGAACTCGAATCGTTCCGCGCGGAACTCGCCGGGTATCGCGAAATACCCGAGGAGGTCGAGCAGGTGCTTCGGCGGGCGGCGCGCGAGGACAGGGACGCGATGGACGCCCTCCGGATGGGCGTGGCCGCGGCGGACCTCGGCCTCGACGCGACCGATCCGACAGAGGTCGCGACGCGACTGGTGAGCGTCCTCCCGACCATCGTCGCGACGTACTGGCGGTGCCGCTCCGGGAGGGAGCCGGTTCGTCCGCGCGCGGACCTCGGTCACGCGGCGAACTACCTCTGGATGCTGACCGGCGACGAACCCGACCCGGCGGCCGTGCGAGGGCTCGAAACCTACCTCAACACGGTCGTCGACCACGGGCTGAACGCGTCGACGTTCGTCGCCCGGTCGGTCGTCTCGACGGAGTCGGACCTCGTCTCGGCGGTGACGGGCGCGGTGGGGTCGCTGAAGGGCCCGCTGCACGGCGGGGCGCCGGGACCGGTCCTGGAGATGCTCCTGGCGGTGCACGAGACTGGCGACGCGGAGGGGTACGTCCGGGAGACGCTCGCGTCCGGCGAGCGGCTGATGGGCTTCGGCCATCGGGTGTATCGGACGCGCGACCCGCGTGCCGCGGTGCTCTCGCGTGCCGCCGAGCGGTTCTACGCCGACTCCGACGAGCGCGCGTTCTTCGAGACAGTCGAGGCGTTCGAGGAAGTCGCCGTGGCGCTGCTGTCCGAGCACAAGCCCGACCGCGCGCTCGAAACGAACGTCGAGTTCTACACGGCCGCGCTCCTGCACGGGGTCGGCATCCCGCGGGAGTTGTTCACGGCCACCTTCGCCGTGTCGCGGGTCGGCGGCTGGACGGCGCACTGTCTCGAACAGCGAGCGGACAACAAACTGATTCGGCCGGTGTCGGTGTACGTCGGTGACCGTGACAGGTCGTGGAAACCGGCGAACGAACGCTGA
- a CDS encoding helix-turn-helix domain-containing protein has product MFLATVHFTQQRECILRQLTADIDTPVPIEIEEIQDGFVTFVLRAGPHADRFEAELDAADHVRHVQRLDSDNLLVTKPSCGAYSAIYRNHGTLRRENTVSGRQREYNVLVFRREDLRAIIDDLEEFGTVTLGKLKRFRADSDSPLTDRQREVATEALARGYYDWPRKITNERLAEELGISRATLHEHLRKAERTLLSAALTDSAGRSTSDQFAPTEP; this is encoded by the coding sequence ATGTTTCTCGCGACCGTTCACTTCACCCAACAGCGGGAGTGTATCCTCCGTCAGCTGACCGCGGACATCGACACCCCGGTCCCCATCGAAATCGAGGAGATACAGGACGGCTTCGTGACGTTCGTGCTCCGGGCCGGCCCCCACGCAGACCGGTTCGAGGCGGAACTCGACGCCGCCGACCACGTCAGACACGTCCAGCGGCTCGACAGCGACAACCTGCTCGTGACCAAACCGTCGTGCGGGGCGTACTCCGCCATCTACCGGAACCACGGCACGCTTCGGAGGGAAAACACCGTCTCCGGTCGCCAGCGCGAGTACAACGTCCTGGTCTTCCGTCGGGAGGACCTCAGAGCCATCATCGACGACTTAGAGGAGTTCGGGACCGTCACGCTCGGCAAGCTCAAGCGGTTCAGGGCCGACAGCGATTCACCTCTGACCGACCGACAGCGTGAGGTCGCGACCGAAGCGCTCGCGCGCGGCTACTACGACTGGCCGCGGAAGATCACGAACGAGCGACTCGCCGAGGAACTGGGAATCAGCCGCGCGACGCTGCACGAACACCTGCGGAAGGCCGAGCGCACGCTCCTGTCGGCGGCGCTCACCGATAGCGCCGGGCGGTCGACGAGCGACCAGTTCGCGCCGACCGAGCCCTGA
- a CDS encoding isochorismatase family protein has product MDWPDGFDAEYDDEAFGASVGLGDQPALVVIDLINAFTDPETDLGSDVSGVIDQAARLLAAFRDHDLPRYFTTVAYEESYGDAGQFIEKVPALRELRLGTDAVEVDDRLAPKGDERVVLKKYASAFFGTDLQTELTTHRVDTLVLAGVTTSGCIRATAVDSLQHGYRTIVPADAVGDRAEGPHHANLFDIDAKYGDVVTTDAVLDHLDGMDDA; this is encoded by the coding sequence ATGGATTGGCCAGACGGATTCGACGCGGAGTACGACGACGAGGCGTTCGGCGCGAGCGTCGGGCTCGGCGACCAGCCCGCGCTCGTCGTCATCGACCTCATCAATGCCTTCACCGACCCCGAGACCGACCTCGGCTCGGACGTCTCGGGGGTTATCGACCAGGCGGCCCGACTGCTCGCGGCGTTCCGCGACCACGACCTGCCGCGGTACTTTACGACCGTCGCCTACGAGGAGTCGTACGGCGACGCCGGGCAGTTCATCGAGAAGGTGCCCGCGCTCAGGGAACTCCGACTCGGCACCGACGCGGTCGAGGTCGACGACCGACTCGCGCCGAAGGGCGACGAACGAGTCGTCCTGAAGAAGTACGCGAGCGCCTTCTTCGGGACCGACCTGCAAACTGAACTGACGACACACCGCGTGGACACGCTCGTCCTCGCGGGCGTCACGACGAGCGGCTGTATCCGCGCGACTGCGGTGGACAGCCTCCAGCACGGCTACCGGACCATCGTGCCCGCGGACGCGGTCGGCGACCGAGCGGAGGGGCCACACCACGCGAACCTCTTCGACATCGACGCGAAGTACGGCGACGTCGTGACGACCGACGCGGTCCTCGACCACCTCGACGGGATGGACGATGCGTGA
- a CDS encoding isocitrate lyase/PEP mutase family protein codes for MTDAGARFRTLLARDDLLVCPGVHDPLTAAVADFVGFDTIYMTGYGTSLSKVGYPDAGFITMPEMIDNAANIQERIDVPLLADADNGYGNATNVVRTVREYIKAGVAGIHIEDQTFPKRCGHTTGRQVIPREEAVGKIRAAADVRDERGEDFVLIARTDARGTGDGSLDEAIGRANDFLDAGADVAFVEGPTDESELERIGREVDGPLVYNFVGDLGSSPYVELDALDGWGFDVVLFPITATLSTIASVHEDLSAFADDPVAGMRRIDDKFNRQPVGSLHDFSGFPEVVDWERAYLPDEERDKYEGSLGDDVESGGR; via the coding sequence GTGACCGACGCCGGTGCGCGGTTCCGCACGCTCCTCGCGCGTGACGACCTGCTCGTCTGTCCGGGCGTCCACGACCCGCTGACGGCGGCGGTCGCCGACTTCGTCGGCTTCGACACCATCTACATGACCGGCTACGGCACGTCGCTCTCGAAGGTCGGCTACCCCGACGCGGGCTTCATCACGATGCCGGAGATGATCGACAACGCCGCGAACATCCAGGAACGCATCGACGTGCCGCTCCTCGCCGACGCGGACAACGGCTACGGCAACGCGACGAACGTCGTTCGAACGGTTCGAGAGTACATCAAGGCGGGCGTCGCCGGCATCCACATCGAGGACCAGACGTTCCCGAAGCGGTGCGGGCACACCACGGGGCGACAGGTCATTCCGCGAGAGGAGGCGGTCGGGAAGATCAGGGCCGCGGCCGACGTCCGCGACGAGCGCGGGGAGGATTTCGTCCTCATCGCCCGGACCGACGCCCGCGGGACGGGCGACGGATCGCTCGACGAAGCGATCGGCCGGGCGAACGACTTCCTCGATGCCGGCGCGGACGTGGCGTTCGTCGAGGGGCCGACCGACGAGAGCGAGCTAGAGCGCATCGGCCGCGAGGTCGACGGCCCGCTCGTGTACAACTTCGTGGGCGACCTCGGCTCCTCGCCGTACGTCGAACTCGACGCGCTCGACGGGTGGGGCTTCGACGTCGTGTTGTTCCCCATCACGGCGACGCTGTCGACCATCGCGAGCGTCCACGAGGACCTCAGCGCCTTCGCCGACGACCCCGTCGCGGGGATGCGACGCATCGACGACAAGTTCAACCGCCAGCCCGTCGGCAGCCTCCACGACTTTTCCGGCTTCCCCGAAGTCGTCGACTGGGAGCGAGCGTACCTCCCTGACGAGGAACGGGACAAGTACGAGGGCTCGCTCGGGGACGACGTCGAGTCGGGCGGGAGGTAG
- a CDS encoding DUF7344 domain-containing protein gives MTVRSRTDEQTGPFGTSAYSAETIRALSDARRRRIVATLLERTDPVPVDDLASAVVEADGAGSPSTGRDAIVTLHHVDLPVLSAAELVTVDEDDDLVELGPHPDLRRGLLSALLLRETGAELWSVLEMLQDPVRSSVVEAVDAHGSAVAVDELVRELSEFVTADAATPQDLEEFGLTLRHVHLPKLDAAGLVRYDDDADTVSCEPRQRI, from the coding sequence ATGACCGTCCGGTCGCGCACCGACGAGCAAACTGGGCCTTTCGGCACCAGCGCGTACTCAGCAGAGACGATCAGGGCGCTCTCGGACGCGCGCAGGCGACGAATCGTCGCCACTCTCTTGGAACGAACCGATCCGGTGCCGGTCGACGACCTCGCGTCCGCCGTCGTCGAAGCCGACGGAGCGGGTTCGCCCTCGACCGGCCGCGACGCGATCGTCACGCTCCATCACGTGGACCTCCCCGTCCTCAGCGCCGCCGAACTGGTCACCGTCGACGAGGACGACGACCTCGTCGAACTCGGACCCCATCCGGACCTCCGACGAGGGCTTCTCTCCGCGCTCCTCCTCCGGGAGACGGGGGCGGAGCTGTGGTCGGTGCTCGAGATGCTCCAGGACCCCGTCCGTTCGTCCGTCGTGGAAGCGGTCGACGCTCACGGGTCGGCGGTGGCAGTCGACGAACTCGTCCGGGAACTCTCCGAGTTCGTCACCGCCGATGCCGCGACGCCACAGGACCTCGAAGAGTTCGGACTGACGCTCCGTCACGTTCACCTCCCGAAACTGGACGCCGCCGGGCTGGTCCGATACGACGACGACGCCGATACCGTCTCCTGCGAGCCGAGGCAACGGATCTAA